The following proteins are encoded in a genomic region of Phycisphaera sp.:
- a CDS encoding helix-turn-helix domain-containing protein — translation MGQEADNRAAKRTPTPANPVVSAAVIEPQVGYTVDPQRLKRLRGTRTMVELVAGIAGFSSDKYRKIESGKTRTVVGSDLCAIAGKLGVPPTALLSMDHPDRTMLPGRAESAVSLPVMTSGQAHNVERVIEGLDQDVRIQTLTGPRGVGKSTVAMHLITETQRRLDTRARFASLLDQCQPWELWRSLGVQSIGRDADSGRTRVEVIDALRDDTAVLILDVDGTPCPSTIEQIETITRFCDGLNIVVAAERALDLPGERVEPIEPVRFDPKMVSSADDLGESDAWQLVVAELPRDRASNLLDGVRFPELVSLLGLGDGTPGWFVAVGRELREHEPGDIARRIATRELSFSSGADRTWDQRVRRASESISIDQLSVLAILPRSFVLEDIRGLAGLGTSEIERILGIAQDHWLIEKNGDRFIIPRAAQQACARLGGSAHQRAIDGLLARLPAHDAPPQELAAFDVHGHMAALHLAAIGASEGQMPDLAKRIIALLIPACMRPTRWSEVTAMAVDLERRLADIEGISTVPIARWAGTGALVTGDLDAARYWAGRCVERATKNVERAAGLNVLAACRLSGKDLSRSDLDDSLADWIEARRLYDEVDDTMSVLTMDANIAIVYESVGDLDASLESTSNWSQIGGILHVQLAITRARVLLRVGRTDEAIEIITAIKDDDALANPMASIAFVTLLAFAVLAREGVTLPRSRLDGRQGSGSADYSLAAEALARSKLIAMLEGIDPGLLDRIDWAWVESTVTPRAITELQDAGDVSGLARRVLKTQA, via the coding sequence ATGGGACAAGAAGCGGACAATCGAGCGGCCAAGCGGACACCGACGCCGGCCAACCCGGTGGTAAGCGCGGCCGTCATCGAGCCGCAGGTGGGTTACACGGTCGATCCCCAGCGGCTCAAGCGGCTGCGGGGCACGCGCACCATGGTCGAGCTGGTGGCCGGCATCGCCGGCTTCTCGAGTGACAAGTACCGCAAGATCGAATCGGGCAAGACCAGGACCGTCGTCGGGTCCGATCTGTGTGCCATCGCCGGCAAGCTGGGCGTGCCGCCGACGGCGCTGCTGTCGATGGACCATCCGGATCGCACCATGTTGCCCGGTCGGGCCGAATCCGCAGTATCTCTACCGGTGATGACCAGCGGCCAGGCCCACAACGTTGAGCGTGTGATCGAAGGGCTTGACCAGGACGTGCGCATCCAGACGCTGACCGGACCACGAGGCGTGGGCAAGTCGACCGTCGCCATGCATCTCATTACAGAAACGCAGAGGCGCCTGGACACTCGTGCTCGATTCGCTTCGCTGCTCGACCAATGCCAGCCCTGGGAGCTCTGGCGATCCCTGGGCGTCCAGAGCATCGGCCGTGATGCCGACTCGGGCCGGACCCGCGTCGAGGTCATCGATGCGCTCCGCGACGACACGGCCGTCCTAATCCTCGACGTCGATGGCACGCCCTGCCCCTCGACCATCGAGCAGATCGAGACGATCACGCGGTTCTGCGATGGCCTCAATATCGTCGTGGCAGCGGAGCGTGCATTGGATCTCCCGGGTGAACGCGTGGAACCGATCGAGCCGGTCCGTTTCGACCCGAAGATGGTGTCGAGCGCGGACGATCTCGGCGAGAGCGACGCGTGGCAGCTCGTCGTCGCGGAGTTACCACGCGATCGCGCATCGAATCTGCTCGATGGGGTCCGGTTCCCAGAGCTCGTCTCATTGCTCGGCTTGGGCGACGGCACGCCAGGGTGGTTCGTCGCGGTGGGACGAGAGCTCCGTGAGCACGAGCCGGGGGACATCGCGCGGCGCATCGCCACGCGCGAGTTGTCGTTCTCATCGGGTGCCGATCGCACGTGGGACCAGCGCGTCCGGCGGGCGAGCGAGTCGATCTCGATCGATCAGCTCTCGGTGCTGGCCATCCTGCCACGGTCGTTCGTGCTCGAAGACATCCGGGGCCTCGCCGGCCTGGGCACATCGGAGATCGAGCGGATCCTCGGGATCGCGCAGGACCACTGGCTCATCGAGAAGAACGGCGATCGGTTCATCATCCCACGCGCGGCACAGCAAGCGTGCGCGAGGCTGGGCGGCTCCGCACACCAGCGCGCGATCGACGGACTGCTGGCCAGGCTCCCGGCCCACGACGCGCCGCCGCAGGAACTCGCCGCCTTCGATGTGCATGGCCACATGGCGGCGCTGCACCTGGCTGCCATCGGGGCCAGTGAGGGGCAGATGCCGGACCTGGCCAAGCGGATCATCGCGTTGCTGATCCCCGCGTGCATGAGGCCGACGCGATGGAGCGAGGTCACGGCGATGGCCGTCGATCTTGAGCGCCGCCTGGCGGATATCGAGGGCATCTCAACGGTGCCCATCGCACGATGGGCGGGCACCGGGGCATTGGTGACGGGCGACCTCGATGCCGCGAGGTACTGGGCCGGGCGGTGCGTCGAGCGAGCCACGAAGAACGTCGAGCGGGCGGCCGGACTGAACGTGCTCGCGGCGTGTCGCCTGAGTGGGAAGGACCTGTCGCGATCCGACCTCGACGACTCGCTGGCCGACTGGATCGAGGCTCGCCGCCTGTACGACGAGGTCGACGACACGATGAGCGTCCTGACCATGGATGCAAATATCGCGATTGTCTACGAGTCGGTCGGGGATCTGGACGCGTCCCTCGAATCAACGAGCAATTGGTCCCAGATCGGAGGTATCCTCCATGTCCAACTGGCGATCACGAGGGCTCGCGTGTTGTTGCGAGTTGGACGGACGGACGAAGCGATCGAGATCATCACGGCGATCAAAGACGATGACGCCCTCGCGAATCCGATGGCGTCGATCGCGTTCGTCACGCTGCTCGCGTTTGCCGTACTTGCACGCGAGGGCGTCACCCTTCCCCGGTCGCGTCTCGACGGGCGGCAGGGGTCTGGGTCTGCGGACTATTCGCTGGCTGCCGAGGCCCTGGCCCGGTCCAAGCTCATCGCGATGCTCGAAGGGATCGACCCAGGCCTGCTCGACCGCATCGATTGGGCGTGGGTGGAATCCACGGTCACGCCGCGTGCGATCACCGAGTTGCAAGACGCGGGCGACGTGTCCGGCTTGGCTCGTCGTGTGCTGAAAACGCAGGCGTGA
- a CDS encoding biotin transporter BioY: MAQSPELSRSNEQPLTRAHLWGIGVPGFALLTAAGAHVSIPMEPYGLPMTLQTLFVVLAALCLGPRAGALSMLLYIVAGVVGVPLFAEGEVGLGVILGQSGGYIAGFLACQPIVGVIVRRADGLPRGWLAIVAGVLAAHAVVFAFGVPWLAMVREISIGEAIRWGMVPFLPGMVIKSVIAVLIGLAAAPWCVRRVW; encoded by the coding sequence ATGGCACAATCTCCCGAACTCAGCCGCTCCAACGAACAGCCATTGACTCGGGCCCACCTCTGGGGCATCGGCGTGCCGGGCTTCGCTCTGCTGACGGCGGCCGGTGCCCACGTGAGCATCCCGATGGAGCCCTACGGCTTGCCAATGACACTTCAGACCTTGTTTGTTGTTCTGGCGGCCTTGTGCTTGGGACCGAGAGCTGGGGCCCTGAGCATGCTGCTGTACATCGTGGCAGGCGTGGTAGGGGTTCCCCTGTTTGCCGAGGGCGAGGTCGGCTTGGGAGTCATCCTTGGCCAATCCGGAGGATACATCGCCGGATTCCTGGCCTGCCAGCCCATCGTGGGCGTGATCGTCAGGCGGGCGGACGGGCTGCCGCGAGGCTGGCTCGCGATCGTGGCCGGCGTTCTGGCCGCCCATGCGGTCGTGTTCGCCTTTGGTGTGCCGTGGCTGGCCATGGTGCGCGAGATTTCGATCGGTGAGGCGATCCGTTGGGGCATGGTGCCATTCCTTCCGGGCATGGTCATCAAGAGCGTGATTGCGGTACTCATCGGTCTGGCTGCGGCCCCCTGGTGCGTGCGGCGGGTGTGGTAA
- a CDS encoding YciI family protein, translating to MPKFMLLLFDNPSDYADLTPEQMQQVVKEYGAWAQKMGKAGKLEGGEKLADEGGKVITQSGVTDGPFAESKEVLGGYFTINASSYDEAVELASSSPHVKYGASTHVRQIDAH from the coding sequence ATGCCCAAATTCATGCTCTTGTTGTTCGATAACCCGTCCGATTACGCCGACCTGACGCCCGAGCAGATGCAGCAGGTGGTGAAGGAATACGGTGCGTGGGCCCAGAAGATGGGCAAGGCCGGCAAGCTCGAAGGCGGCGAGAAGCTGGCCGACGAGGGCGGCAAGGTCATTACGCAAAGCGGCGTGACCGATGGTCCGTTCGCCGAGAGCAAAGAAGTGCTGGGCGGGTACTTCACCATCAACGCGTCCTCGTACGACGAGGCGGTCGAACTGGCCAGCAGCAGCCCCCACGTGAAGTATGGCGCCAGCACCCACGTCCGGCAGATCGACGCCCACTAA
- a CDS encoding sigma-70 family RNA polymerase sigma factor, with product MAPAPTSGRSTPTNRAGLHELVDHLFRYESGRLSASLVAVFGPSKLDLIEDVVQEALVEALRHWRFNGVPENPAAWLTQVARRRALDALRRDATLRRHEPKLRAWAERNAYTRVQGELDEQLRLMLMCCHPGLPREQRVALTLKLVAGLGTGEIARAFLITESAAAQRLVRAKKVIRENGISMDMPEAGELRPRLRSVLETVYLLFNEGYAAGEGDQVVRRDRLEEACRLGAMLVQDERTASPSAHALLALMLFHASRLDTRSDADGALLLLEDQPRQDWDQGLIARGFHHLQRAAGGDELTAYHLEAGIAAIHARAIGFDETNWDEIVALYDLLLEQKPGPVVGLNRAVAIAMAHGATAGLAELDAIGPMGGYPHHAIVRGELLRRAERTSEAREQLARALAMPCSEPQRAFVERKIAALGES from the coding sequence ATGGCGCCAGCACCCACGTCCGGCAGATCGACGCCCACTAACCGGGCCGGACTGCATGAGCTCGTTGACCACCTGTTCCGGTACGAGTCGGGCAGGCTGTCGGCGTCGCTCGTCGCGGTCTTTGGTCCGAGCAAGCTCGACCTGATCGAAGACGTGGTGCAGGAGGCGCTCGTCGAGGCCCTTCGGCATTGGCGATTCAATGGTGTGCCCGAGAATCCCGCCGCTTGGCTGACACAGGTTGCCAGGCGGCGGGCTCTTGATGCGCTCCGGCGCGATGCCACGCTGCGCCGGCACGAGCCCAAGTTGCGCGCTTGGGCGGAGCGCAACGCGTACACGCGAGTGCAAGGCGAGCTCGATGAGCAGCTCCGGTTGATGCTGATGTGCTGCCACCCCGGGCTGCCCCGAGAGCAACGGGTGGCGCTCACGCTCAAACTGGTGGCCGGCCTGGGCACGGGCGAGATCGCGCGGGCATTCCTGATCACCGAGTCGGCCGCGGCCCAACGGCTGGTGCGCGCGAAGAAGGTGATCCGCGAAAACGGCATCTCGATGGACATGCCCGAGGCTGGCGAGCTTCGCCCGCGGCTGCGCAGCGTCCTGGAGACGGTGTACCTGCTGTTCAACGAGGGGTACGCCGCGGGCGAAGGGGATCAGGTCGTGAGGCGAGACAGGCTGGAGGAGGCGTGCCGGCTGGGGGCAATGCTCGTTCAGGACGAGCGCACGGCTAGCCCCTCGGCCCACGCATTGCTGGCGCTCATGCTGTTCCACGCCTCGCGGCTTGATACGCGTAGCGATGCCGATGGGGCGCTGCTTCTGCTGGAAGATCAGCCACGTCAAGACTGGGACCAGGGGCTCATCGCACGCGGTTTCCACCACCTGCAACGCGCGGCCGGTGGCGACGAGCTTACGGCGTACCACCTCGAGGCGGGCATCGCGGCGATCCACGCGCGGGCGATTGGCTTCGACGAGACGAACTGGGATGAGATCGTCGCGTTGTATGATCTGCTGCTCGAGCAGAAGCCCGGGCCGGTGGTGGGGCTCAATCGCGCTGTGGCGATCGCGATGGCGCACGGAGCGACCGCTGGGTTGGCCGAGCTTGATGCCATCGGCCCCATGGGCGGCTACCCGCACCACGCGATCGTGCGGGGCGAGCTATTGCGCCGGGCCGAGCGCACCAGTGAGGCCCGCGAGCAGCTAGCACGGGCTCTCGCGATGCCATGCTCCGAGCCGCAGCGAGCCTTCGTGGAACGCAAGATCGCTGCGCTCGGTGAGTCCTAA
- a CDS encoding DegT/DnrJ/EryC1/StrS family aminotransferase yields the protein MTQATARKLALDGGNPVFDSPVAFMKPGLKPQDVEAAHEVLKSGMLRASKKCAELEERFAKASGAKHGLTCANGTCALQLAYGVLFERGDEVLVPAWTYVATASMIVAAGLKPVWVDALEDTMQIDVADAARKVTPKTKGIAATHMYGMPVDIKALQELAKASNLKVVYDCAQSHLATYKGDGIGEFGDACTYSFYATKNLGTGEGGMITVNDDELAHDIALMRSHGETEKYTHERIGFNYRMNDITGAIGCSRLDRLLEETCARREAADQYDNMIVDYEGGIKGISAPGRTEGADAAWHLYTAKMDPEQFACDRDTFVKALNAEGVPTAIHYPRSLTRQPAFKDHVTDHPPVADALATKVFSLPMHHELDGPTVTKIGEAIAKVAGHYRR from the coding sequence ATGACCCAGGCCACGGCCCGCAAGCTCGCCCTCGACGGTGGCAACCCCGTCTTCGACTCGCCCGTCGCGTTCATGAAGCCGGGCCTGAAGCCCCAGGACGTCGAGGCCGCCCACGAGGTCCTCAAGAGCGGGATGCTCCGGGCCTCCAAGAAGTGCGCCGAGCTCGAGGAACGCTTCGCCAAGGCATCGGGCGCCAAGCACGGCCTGACCTGCGCCAACGGCACCTGCGCCCTCCAACTCGCCTACGGCGTCTTGTTCGAGCGCGGCGACGAGGTGCTCGTGCCCGCGTGGACCTACGTCGCCACGGCCAGCATGATCGTGGCCGCCGGGCTCAAGCCCGTGTGGGTCGACGCCCTCGAGGACACGATGCAGATCGACGTCGCCGACGCGGCGCGGAAGGTCACCCCCAAGACCAAGGGCATCGCCGCGACCCATATGTACGGCATGCCCGTGGACATCAAGGCCCTGCAGGAACTGGCCAAGGCGAGTAACCTCAAGGTTGTCTACGACTGCGCCCAGAGCCACCTGGCGACGTACAAGGGCGACGGCATCGGCGAGTTTGGCGATGCCTGCACCTACTCGTTCTACGCCACCAAGAATCTGGGCACCGGCGAGGGCGGCATGATCACCGTCAACGACGACGAGCTCGCCCACGACATCGCCCTCATGCGCAGCCACGGCGAAACCGAGAAGTACACGCACGAGCGCATCGGCTTCAACTACCGGATGAACGACATCACCGGCGCTATCGGCTGCTCGCGCCTCGACCGCCTGCTGGAAGAGACCTGCGCCCGTCGAGAGGCCGCCGACCAGTACGACAACATGATCGTGGACTACGAGGGCGGCATCAAGGGCATCAGCGCCCCCGGCCGCACCGAGGGAGCCGACGCCGCTTGGCACCTGTACACCGCCAAGATGGACCCCGAGCAGTTCGCTTGCGACCGCGACACGTTCGTCAAAGCCCTGAACGCCGAGGGCGTGCCGACGGCCATCCACTACCCGCGCTCGCTCACGCGCCAGCCCGCGTTCAAGGACCACGTGACGGACCATCCGCCGGTCGCCGACGCGTTGGCCACCAAAGTGTTCAGCCTGCCCATGCACCACGAATTGGATGGCCCGACGGTGACCAAGATCGGCGAGGCGATCGCGAAGGTTGCGGGTCACTACCGCCGTTAG
- the hpt gene encoding hypoxanthine phosphoribosyltransferase translates to MPPDHPSKKHAEVDRILIDRSAIATRVAEMGAQIASDLELSTGADRLVVVPVMTGALVFAADLVRTMPMRLRLELIQASSYPGQSTTSQGVTLGSGPTEELAGAHVLILDDIFDSGRTLAAVRGLVEAIGPASVRTAVLLRKEVERAVHIEPDYIGFDVPDEFVVGYGLDYDGWYRNLPNIAVLRQPGG, encoded by the coding sequence ATGCCCCCCGACCATCCCTCCAAGAAGCACGCCGAAGTCGACCGCATCCTCATCGACCGCTCCGCCATCGCGACGCGGGTGGCCGAGATGGGCGCCCAGATCGCCAGCGACCTCGAGCTCTCCACCGGGGCCGATCGCCTCGTCGTTGTGCCGGTCATGACCGGGGCCCTCGTCTTCGCCGCCGACCTGGTCCGCACCATGCCCATGCGGCTGCGGCTGGAACTCATCCAGGCGTCGAGCTATCCCGGCCAATCGACCACCAGCCAGGGCGTGACGCTCGGCTCGGGGCCAACCGAAGAGCTGGCCGGCGCGCACGTCCTGATCCTCGACGACATCTTCGATAGCGGCCGCACTCTGGCGGCTGTGCGCGGCCTGGTCGAGGCCATCGGCCCGGCGAGTGTGCGGACGGCCGTGCTGCTCCGCAAAGAAGTCGAGCGCGCCGTTCACATCGAACCCGACTACATCGGTTTTGATGTGCCCGACGAGTTCGTGGTGGGGTATGGGCTGGACTACGACGGGTGGTATCGGAACCTGCCGAATATCGCGGTGCTGCGGCAGCCGGGCGGATAA
- a CDS encoding FG-GAP-like repeat-containing protein, with product MPRLAILLGPLLALTTTGVALAQAPCADPDAICLRDLDGTDGVRFDGTDPLGQAGESVAFAGDLNGDGIDDLAVGEPDAGGGDGGPGAVYFVYGRATPFAAQESLEALPGGVGTRVTPPAGVVGLGFYLARIGDLDGDGYDDLAIGCFDRTESIGRAYVLFGREGGFPASISLDDPGVRTLALASGSPLSVAAVTVASAGDFNADGRPDLALGAANAGAGGEAYVIWGRDVPGGDDPFPDALTLGSWPASVGMTLRGGPGQSAGASIAGAPVGMTGDANGDGVDDLLVGAPRTSPAGRDGAGRVYLVFGSPDHGRGGSSIDLPSMPLSAGVRFDALEERTSMSPAFLGDLNGDGRDDFGFFSPSYGPSGSVDGRAWIRFGRAPGDGFLPIEPLWVLDASRGVELSANFEGTRYFGSSAAAIGDFDGDGLDDALIGAALTGFSPFISSAGRGLVLRGARTWPGRLELGTSRDRFVSIDGYMQQHYVATSVAGLGDLNGDGLDDLVLGGPGRPGSGGNPGAAFVVFGGAAGGPPCAADIDRDGALTVFDFLAFQNLFDDGDPRADLDGDGELTLFDFLAFQTAFDAGC from the coding sequence ATGCCACGACTCGCGATCCTGCTCGGCCCCCTCCTGGCCCTCACCACCACCGGCGTCGCGCTCGCGCAAGCCCCGTGCGCCGATCCCGACGCCATCTGCCTGCGCGACCTCGACGGAACCGACGGTGTCCGCTTCGACGGGACCGACCCGCTGGGCCAGGCCGGCGAATCGGTTGCCTTCGCCGGCGACCTCAACGGTGACGGCATCGACGACCTGGCCGTGGGCGAGCCCGACGCCGGCGGCGGCGACGGCGGGCCCGGCGCGGTCTATTTCGTCTACGGCCGGGCCACGCCCTTCGCCGCACAAGAGTCGCTCGAGGCGTTGCCCGGGGGCGTCGGCACACGGGTGACACCGCCGGCCGGCGTCGTGGGCTTGGGCTTCTACCTCGCCCGCATCGGCGACCTGGACGGCGACGGCTACGACGATCTGGCCATCGGCTGCTTCGATCGCACCGAGAGCATCGGCCGGGCCTACGTGCTCTTCGGCCGCGAGGGCGGCTTCCCGGCGAGCATAAGCCTGGACGACCCGGGCGTGCGCACGTTGGCGCTCGCGTCGGGCAGCCCGCTGTCCGTCGCGGCGGTCACCGTGGCGTCTGCGGGAGATTTCAACGCCGACGGCCGGCCCGACCTGGCATTGGGTGCCGCCAACGCGGGCGCGGGCGGCGAGGCCTACGTCATCTGGGGCCGCGACGTGCCGGGCGGCGATGACCCGTTCCCCGACGCGCTCACGCTGGGATCGTGGCCCGCGTCGGTGGGCATGACACTGCGCGGCGGTCCCGGGCAATCGGCGGGCGCCTCCATCGCCGGCGCCCCCGTCGGCATGACCGGCGACGCCAACGGCGACGGCGTGGACGACCTGCTCGTTGGTGCCCCACGGACATCGCCCGCCGGCCGCGATGGCGCGGGCCGGGTGTACCTGGTCTTCGGCTCGCCGGACCACGGACGTGGCGGCTCCTCGATCGACCTTCCCAGCATGCCCTTGAGCGCCGGCGTGCGGTTCGACGCGCTGGAGGAACGCACGAGCATGTCTCCCGCGTTCCTGGGCGACCTCAACGGCGATGGTCGCGACGACTTCGGGTTCTTCTCGCCCTCCTACGGCCCCAGCGGCTCGGTCGACGGCCGGGCCTGGATCCGCTTCGGCCGCGCGCCCGGCGACGGCTTCCTGCCCATCGAGCCGCTGTGGGTCCTGGACGCCTCACGCGGCGTCGAGTTGAGCGCCAACTTCGAGGGCACCCGCTATTTCGGCTCCAGCGCCGCGGCCATCGGCGACTTCGACGGCGACGGCCTGGACGACGCCCTCATTGGCGCCGCCCTCACCGGGTTCAGCCCGTTCATCTCGAGCGCCGGCCGGGGGCTAGTGCTCCGCGGCGCGCGCACCTGGCCCGGCCGGCTCGAGCTTGGGACCAGCCGGGACCGGTTCGTCTCCATCGACGGATACATGCAGCAGCACTACGTCGCCACCTCCGTCGCCGGCCTGGGCGACCTCAACGGCGACGGCCTGGACGACCTCGTGCTCGGCGGGCCCGGAAGACCGGGCAGCGGCGGAAATCCGGGCGCGGCCTTCGTGGTCTTCGGCGGTGCCGCGGGCGGACCGCCGTGCGCCGCCGACATCGACCGCGACGGCGCGCTGACCGTCTTCGACTTCCTCGCGTTCCAGAACCTCTTCGACGACGGCGACCCGCGGGCCGACCTGGACGGCGACGGCGAGCTCACGCTGTTCGATTTCCTGGCGTTCCAGACGGCCTTCGACGCGGGGTGCTAG
- a CDS encoding phosphoribosylformylglycinamidine synthase subunit PurQ has translation MTRAPTRALVIRAAGINCDEEMALGFRLAGADVDLLHVRTLANNPSTLDRYGLIGFPGGFSYGDDVASGRVLALLVREKLYPALREAAARGVAMIGICNGFQVLTQAGLLPGPPAKAGSSSPHAIDWPEDPSAPELALCDNQFGRYADRWVRLGVNADSPCVWTRDLAHDPTGSFMLPVGHGEGRFVAPQATVDALITSGRAPLTYLDNFNGSAGAIAGVCDATGRIFGLMPHPDRFLDWTRHPHYTRLDRAILQGEPAPGLRMFINAVEAAAVAV, from the coding sequence ATGACGCGAGCCCCCACGAGAGCATTGGTCATCCGGGCGGCGGGCATCAATTGCGATGAGGAGATGGCCCTCGGCTTCCGCCTGGCCGGGGCCGATGTCGACCTCCTGCACGTCCGGACCCTGGCCAACAACCCCAGCACGCTCGACCGCTACGGGCTCATCGGCTTCCCCGGCGGCTTCAGCTACGGCGACGACGTGGCCTCGGGCCGCGTGCTGGCCCTGCTGGTCCGCGAGAAGCTCTACCCCGCCCTGCGCGAGGCGGCCGCTCGGGGCGTGGCGATGATCGGCATCTGCAACGGTTTTCAGGTGCTGACGCAGGCCGGGCTGCTGCCGGGGCCGCCGGCCAAGGCCGGTTCCTCTAGCCCCCACGCCATCGATTGGCCCGAAGATCCCAGCGCTCCCGAGCTCGCGCTGTGCGACAACCAGTTCGGCCGCTACGCCGACCGCTGGGTGCGGCTCGGCGTCAACGCCGATAGCCCCTGCGTCTGGACGCGCGATCTCGCGCACGATCCGACGGGGTCGTTTATGCTGCCCGTCGGCCACGGCGAGGGCCGCTTCGTGGCACCTCAGGCCACCGTCGACGCCCTCATCACCAGCGGCCGCGCCCCGCTGACCTACCTCGACAATTTCAACGGCTCGGCCGGCGCCATCGCCGGCGTGTGCGACGCGACGGGCCGCATCTTCGGGCTCATGCCCCACCCCGACCGCTTCCTCGATTGGACGCGGCACCCGCACTACACGCGGCTCGATCGCGCCATCCTCCAGGGCGAGCCGGCGCCGGGCCTGCGCATGTTCATCAACGCGGTGGAGGCGGCGGCGGTGGCGGTGTAA
- a CDS encoding DUF1015 domain-containing protein has protein sequence MPAVFPFRAVQFKNGKGDVSACIAPPYDVLDARGKEKLLAKGPANIVAVDLPHTPAKELGPPEAYTKAADLYKGWLEDGTLAATDKPAIFAYRQTFDFMGQHYERAGMACAVETRPFGPREGGGVLPHEQTFSGPKQDRFALMEASATQFSPIFGLHADDDGAATALTKSVMDGRPADMTADMGDGVTHEVWTIDDAETIAAYEKALAGEDVFIADGHHRYTTAINYLAKLEEAGKDIGQDHPARRTMIVLVGMSDPGLAIGATHRVLGGMKDYDFGKLANELDQYFTLDRVGNDPSQIEAHMDKRFAPGKNVLGLIDLATNECVVATLKDGDPLADKFASKPEAWRKLDVALVQHLIVEKVCEPKFNGGEAVKWAFPHTVEEVMEIASGQETGAGGGAGFAQVAVIVRPTPLGAVKDIGAAGELMPQKSTFFYPKLATGLFVNPLTSELPVGANA, from the coding sequence ATGCCCGCCGTTTTTCCCTTCAGGGCCGTCCAGTTCAAGAATGGCAAGGGCGACGTGAGCGCCTGCATCGCCCCGCCCTACGACGTGCTCGACGCGCGCGGGAAAGAGAAGCTGTTGGCCAAGGGCCCGGCCAACATCGTGGCCGTCGACCTGCCGCACACCCCGGCCAAGGAACTGGGCCCGCCCGAGGCGTACACCAAGGCGGCCGACCTGTACAAGGGCTGGCTCGAGGACGGCACGCTGGCGGCGACCGACAAGCCGGCCATCTTCGCCTACCGCCAGACGTTCGACTTCATGGGCCAGCACTACGAGCGAGCAGGCATGGCCTGCGCCGTCGAGACGCGCCCCTTCGGCCCTCGCGAGGGCGGCGGCGTGCTGCCGCATGAGCAGACTTTTAGCGGCCCGAAGCAGGACCGCTTCGCCCTGATGGAGGCCAGCGCGACCCAGTTCAGCCCGATCTTTGGCCTGCACGCCGACGACGACGGCGCGGCCACGGCGCTCACCAAGAGCGTGATGGACGGTCGCCCCGCCGATATGACCGCCGACATGGGCGATGGCGTGACCCACGAGGTCTGGACTATCGACGACGCGGAGACCATCGCGGCGTATGAGAAGGCGCTCGCGGGCGAGGACGTGTTCATCGCCGACGGGCACCACCGCTACACCACCGCCATCAACTACCTGGCCAAGCTCGAAGAGGCCGGCAAGGACATCGGCCAGGACCACCCCGCCCGCCGCACCATGATCGTGCTGGTGGGCATGAGCGACCCGGGCCTGGCCATCGGCGCCACCCACCGCGTGCTGGGCGGCATGAAGGACTACGACTTCGGCAAGCTCGCCAACGAGCTCGATCAGTACTTCACCCTCGACCGCGTGGGCAACGACCCCAGCCAGATCGAGGCGCACATGGACAAGCGATTCGCCCCGGGCAAGAACGTACTGGGCCTGATCGACTTGGCGACCAACGAGTGCGTGGTCGCCACGCTGAAGGACGGCGACCCGCTGGCCGACAAGTTCGCCAGCAAGCCCGAGGCCTGGCGCAAGCTCGACGTCGCGCTCGTCCAGCACCTGATCGTCGAGAAGGTGTGCGAGCCCAAGTTCAACGGCGGTGAGGCGGTCAAGTGGGCCTTCCCCCACACGGTCGAGGAAGTCATGGAGATCGCCAGCGGCCAGGAGACCGGCGCCGGCGGCGGCGCGGGCTTCGCGCAGGTGGCCGTCATCGTGCGGCCGACGCCGCTGGGCGCCGTCAAGGACATCGGCGCCGCGGGCGAGCTGATGCCCCAGAAGTCGACGTTCTTCTATCCCAAGCTGGCGACGGGGCTGTTCGTGAACCCGCTGACGAGCGAGCTGCCGGTGGGGGCGAACGCCTAA